Proteins from a single region of Arctopsyche grandis isolate Sample6627 chromosome 1, ASM5162203v2, whole genome shotgun sequence:
- the LOC143917031 gene encoding uncharacterized protein LOC143917031 has protein sequence MAFKVAVVSLALVACTLAYPRYIEPQYQASEHVPQHYEGYQSQAEERLSFAGHHNQHHQLEEHHDDEHVDYFAYPKYSFKYGVNDFHSGDIKSHHETRDGDTVKGQYSVVEPDGSIRTVDYTADKHNGFNAVVHKTAPINPHEGSHY, from the exons ATGGCGTTCAAG GTTGCAGTTGTATCACTTGCTCTCGTGGCATGCACTCTAGCTTATCCCAGGTACATAGAGCCACAATACCAGGCTTCGGAGCACGTGCCTCAACATTATGAGGGCTACCAGAGTCAGGCTGAGGAAAGGCTATCGTTCGCAGGTCATCATAATCAACATCATCAATTGGAGGAACATCACGACGATGAGCACGTCGATTACTTT gCTTATCCGAAATACTCATTCAAATATGGAGTGAATGATTTCCACTCAGGAGACATCAAATCTCACCACGAGACCAGAGATGGTGACACTGTCAAGG GACAATATTCCGTTGTAGAACCTGATGGTTCCATTCGTACTGTAGACTACACAGCCGACAAACATAATGGTTTCAATGCAGTTGTACACAAAACTGCACCCATTAATCCCCACGAAGGGagtcattattaa